A region of Anopheles merus strain MAF chromosome 2R, AmerM5.1, whole genome shotgun sequence DNA encodes the following proteins:
- the LOC121603473 gene encoding ras-specific guanine nucleotide-releasing factor 2-like isoform X5: protein MLSPKMQRSVRVNENQLIMLSDRAQYDHSMHGYLHKRTSDNNKWQMRWFVLYQNLLFYYESEQSSRPSGLIFLEGCYCERLVSAPSISGPPISTSTGQAPKIIKEEKLQHCFTICYRRENQRQYELRAATESECSAWIIAIREASFNKLLLQKEELEQKHVHLLQVVESEKTAKWQYTQQCEELASEIRKLRAEICVLRKETRSSYSATPVGRGSFSVPGDSQDDHGSLPGLCASVQDSIELRKIKKVQSFFRGWLCRRRWKQIVEEYIRSPHAESMRKRNHLVFSMVEAEEEYLEQLEVLVACFLRPFKMAASSKRPPCSHEDVNSIFLNSETVLFLHQIFLKGLTSRLESWPTLVLGDLFDMLLPMLSIYQEYVRNHHYSLQVLTECKSNTNFATVLKRLEAKPACQGRSLETFLTYPMHQIPRYIITLHELLAHTPHDHVERKSLQNARQQLEDLSRQMHDEVSETENLRKNLAVERMIVEGCDILLDVNQVFVRQGSLVQVPPGRGRIRSRLASFKSERDAVRQCFLFSNHMIIATRTSGGRLHLLPDVGKIPLADATLVEDPSEVQHDDEDASVCSASTRGSTLSVTESVNAGNRDFKIFVESKSGARHGIHLVAPTIQDKEAWISDISQCLDNIHMHSLLSPGIGGSSGGHQALRADPRLFKDDVDIRFSRTLNSCKLPQVRYATPERLLQRLTDLRFLSIDFLNTFLLTYRVFTDGETVLNALKSVFYDPPVEPSCDCEHQTDFLELPYQDGRASPRRTSGASSVSGYCSEGADRDRSMSGDSTGLRFRGSRRGYQNHQNSEQETLSWIPEQVGPVIIHSTHHLNEKVVEEKPIEPTPTGGTVHLQSKSQHQLHQQPQDDSYLVIPKTMPGSSSSDTLTETAMSGPSSPSNLSSVTLVGSTGSGGQDKSDDTPTEGTFKYGKAPTSPLPERVNPRAHKMATLATAAPPTPTICTTDTSQTEEEEPGQASRTPDKQQQSALDHQQHSPQHQQQQIKTPPTPPTVTTTPCYSPANGQPPNGAPSPLHQPLQQQQSLPLKSEQATIVQGRLEIGGPKIVTQPYLTTTTTTTVTITTTTTATSTKSISPPHLLPMDRRPSVGHNIAIPHAALCQHRHSLQLNGDGSLFSKSEKTSSSPRLTTRKFSAPKTPERQRKSLFGTPQRDRDSSSTRRFSESDDDMATSIFTTPRGSLGGVSLNTISSRASMQHDPVPHCSSKVGVVITSYRQSQRRSSTSTAAAAFAIATSASSNPRDEPPEVEARNRKESVVSSPATMRVLNVLRHWVSKHFQDFEQDAALRSQTIAFLDDITCSPNLLPTEHRAASQLLRLLCRDDIDSGKLMLEILLTPPQTPSKESIETLSALEIAEQMTYLDHQIFLAIRSEEFLGQAWMKSDKKSRAEHIILMTKRFNDGSRLVCSEIVSRSNMAARVAAIEKWTAVADICRCLHNFNGVLQICAAFTNAAVYRLKKTWDKVPRTIKSTITKLQAVVCSDGRFRVMREALHRCDPPCIPYLGMYLTDLSFIEEGTPDFTPDGLLNFSKMRMIAHVIREIRHFQQTPYKIDHIPKVTSYLLDTSLLLDDDELYHKSLQIEPRSSRLSAPNTANV from the exons ATGCTCAGCCCCAAAATGCAGCGTTCCGTGCGGGTAAACGAGAACCAGCTGATTATGCTGTCCGATCGGGCGCAGTATGATCATTCGATG CACGGCTACCTACACAAGCGCACATCCGATAATAACAAATGGCAGATGCGATGGTTTGTGCTCTATCAG AATTTACTCTTCTACTACGAATCCGAGCAATCGTCGCGGCCCTCCGGACTCATCTTCCTGGAGGGCTGCTACTGTGAGCGGCTTGTTTCAGCCCCCTCGATATCAGGACCCCCCATATCAACCAGTACCGGTCAGGCTCCGAAAATTATTAAGGAAGAAAAATTACAG CATTGCTTCACTATTTGCTACCGACGAGAAAATCAGAGACAGTACGAACTGCGCGCAGCCACAGAGTCAGAGTGCTCAGCCTGGATTATTGCAATAAGAGAGGCAAG CTTCAACAAACTGCTACTCCAGAAGGAGGAACTCGAGCAGAAGCATGTCCATCTGTTGCAAGTGGTCGAAAGCGAGAAAACGGCCAAATGGCAGTACACTCAGCAGTGCGAGGAGCTGGCTTCGGAAATACGGAAGCTACGTGCCGAG ATTTGTGTGCTCAGGAAGGAGACCCGCTCGAGCTACTCGGCCACGCCGGTCGGGCGGGGCAGCTTCAGTGTGCCGGGCGACTCGCAGGACGACCACGGTTCGCTGCCGGGGCTGTGCGCCTCGGTGCAGGATTCGATCGAGCTGCGCAAAATCAAGAAGGTGCAGAGCTTCTTCCGCGGCTGGCTGTGCCGCCGGCGCTGGAAGCAGATCGTGGAGGAGTACATCCGGTCGCCGCACGCGGAAAGCATGCGCAAGCGGAACCATCTCGTGTTCAGCATGGTCGAGGCGGAGGAGGAGTACCTCGAGCAGCTGGAGGTGCTGGTCGCGTGCTTCCTGCGCCCGTTCAAGATGGCGGCCAGCTCGAAGCGGCCGCCCTGCTCGCACGAGGACGTCAACTCGATCTTTCTCAACTCGGAGACGGTTCTGTTCCTGCACCAGATATTCCTGAAGGGATTGACCTCACGGCTGGAGTCGTGGCCGACGCTAGTGCTTG GCGATCTGTTCGACATGCTGCTGCCCATGCTGAGCATCTACCAGGAGTATGTGCGCAACCACCATTACAGTCTACAGGTGCTGACCGAGTGCAAGAGCAACACCAACTTTGCCACGGTGCTGAAGCGTCTGGAGGCGAAACCGGCCTGCCAGGGGCGCAGTCTCGAAACGTTCCTCACCTACCCGATGCATCAGATCCCGCGGTACATCATCACGCTGCACGAGCTGCTCGCTCACACGCCCCACGATCATGTCGAGCGGAAGAGTCTGCAAAATGCGCGCCAGCAGCTCGAGGATCTGTCGCGTCAAATGCACGACGAGGTGTCGGAAACGGAGAATCTGCGCAAGAATCTCGCCGTCGAGCGAATGATTGTCGAGGGCTGCGATATTCTGCTCGACGTCAATCAGGTGTTTGTAAGGCAAG GAAGCTTGGTGCAAGTGCCGCCCGGTCGTGGACGAATACGCAGCCGCCTGGCCTCCTTTAAAAGCGAGCGTGATGCAGTGCGGCAATGTTTCCTCTTCTCGAACCACATGATTATAGCAACAAG AACCTCGGGAGGCCGCCTGCATCTTCTGCCGGACGTTGGGAAGATTCCCTTAGCCGATGCAACGCTGGTCGAGGATCCGAGCGAGGTGCAGCACGACGATGAGGATGCTTCGGTTTGTTCCGCATCCACCCGGGGCAGTACGCTGAGCGTAACAGAGTCGGTCAATGCGGGCAACCGAGATTTTAAGATATTTGTCGAGTCAAAATCGGGCGCCCGTCATGGAATTCATCTGGTAGCGCCGACCATTCAGGACAAGGAAGCCTGGATAAGTGACATATCGCAGTGTTTGGATAATATCCACATGCACTCGTTGCTTTCGCCGGGAATTGGGGGATCTTCGGGAG GCCATCAAGCATTACGGGCCGATCCGCGGCTCTTCAAGGATGACGTAGACATCCGCTTCTCGCGTACGTTGAACTCGTGCAAACTGCCACAGGTGCGCTATGCCACACCGGAGCGTTTGCTGCAGCGTCTTACAGATCTGCGGTTCCTGTCGATAGACTTTCTGAACACATTTCTGCTTACGTATCGAGTGTTTACGGACGGTGAAACGGTGCTGAATGCGCTGAAGAGCGTTTTCTACGATCCGCCCGTAGAGCCATCGTGCGATTGCGAACATCAGACCGACTTTCTTGAGCTACCGTACCAAGATGGGCGCGCTTCTCCTCGCCGCACGTCCGGAGCGAGCTCCGTTTCCG GCTACTGTTCGGAAGGCGCTGACCGGGATCGTTCGATGAGCGGCGACTCAACAGGTCTACGCTTTCGGGGATCTCGCCGGGGCTATCAAAATCACCAGAACTCGGAGCAGGAAACCCTCTCCTGGATACCGGAGCAGGTGGGCCCCGTAATCATCCACAGCACGCACCATCTGAACGAGAAGGTGGTGGAGGAGAAACCGATCGAACCAACTCCAACGGGAGGCACCGTACATTTGCAAAGTAAATCTCAGCACCAGCTTCACCAGCAACCGCAGGACGACTCGTACCTGGTAATACCGAAGACGATGCCCGGCTCGAGTAGCTCCGATACTTTAACAG AAACGGCCATGAGCGGCCCTTCCTCCCCGTCCAATCTGAGCAGCGTcacactggtaggatcaaccggTTCCGGCGGACAGGATAAATCAGACGACACGCCCACGGAGGGCACGTTCAAGTACGGGAAAGCGCCCACCAGCCCATTGCCGGAGCGTGTTAATCCTAGGGCACACAAAATGGCCACCCTCGCCACCGCTGCGCCCCCGACGCCTACCATCTGCACGACCGACACAAGCCaaacggaggaggaggaaccGGGACAAGCGTCAAGAACGCCCGACAAACAACAGCAGTCAGCGCTGGATCACCAGCAACATTCGccgcaacatcagcagcaacaaattaaaacaccTCCAACGCCCCCGACCGTAACGACCACTCCCTGCTACAGCCCCGCGAACGGGCAGCCTCCTAATGGGGCACCTTCCCCGCTGCACCAGCcgttacagcagcagcaatcacTTCCGCTAAAGTCGGAACAAGCCACCATCGTGCAGGGGCGGCTCGAGATTGGAGGTCCGAAAATCGTAACTCAACCTTATCTGACGACCACGACTACAACGACGGTTACgataacgacgacgacaacggccACGTCCACCAAGAGCATCTCGCCGCCCCATCTGCTGCCGATGGACCGGCGCCCGAGCGTTGGCCACAACATTGCCATACCGCATGCAGCGCTGTGTCAACATCGGCACAGCCTGCAGCTCAACGGGGACGGCAGCCTTTTCAGCAAG AGTGAAAAGACTAGCAGCAGCCCACGTTTGACGACCAGGAAGTTTTCCGCCCCAAAGACACCGGAACGACAGCGCAAGAGTCTGTTTGGAACGCCTCAACGAGATCGCGATTCTTCCAG CACGCGCCGATTTTCCGAAAGTGACGACGATATGGCCACGTCCATCTTCACCACACCGCGTGGATCGCTTGGCGGTGTATCGCTGAACACCATTTCGTCCCGAGCTTCCATGCAGCACGATCCTGTTCCTCACTGCTCCAGCAAAGTAGGCGTAGTAATCACTTCCTACCGCCAGTCGCAACGCAG GAGTAGCACATCGACGGCAGCGGCGGCATTCGCGATCGCTACCTCAGCCTCCAGCAATCCCCGGGATGAGCCCCCCGAGGTGGAGGCTAGGAACCGAAAGGAATCCGTCGTCAGCTCGCCGGCCACGATGCGAGTGCTGAACGTGCTGCGACACTGGGTGTCGAAGCACTTCCAGGACTTTGAGCAGGATGCAGCTCTGCGCAGTCAGACGATAGCCTTCCTGGACGACATCACCTGCAGTCCGAACCTATTGCCCACTGAGCATCGAGCTGCATCGCAACTGCTGCGACTACTCTGCCGCGACGACATCGACAGCGGGAAGCTAATGCTCGAGATACTGCTTACACCACCGCAG ACTCCGAGCAAAGAAAGCATCGAGACACTGTCGGCGCTGGAGATTGCGGAACAGATGACGTATTTGGATCACCAGATTTTCCTGGCCATACGTAGCGA AGAGTTTCTCGGTCAGGCCTGGATGAAATCGGACAAAAAGTCGCGTGCGGAACATATCATTCTTATGACGAAACGTTTCAACGATGGCTCACGATTAGTTTGCTCGGAAATAGTGTCAAG GAGCAACATGGCAGCGCGGGTAGCGGCCATCGAGAAGTGGACAGCCGTGGCGGACATTTGCCGCTGCTTGCACAACTTTAACGGGGTGCTGCAGATCTGTGCCGCCTTCACGAATGCGGCCGTTTATCGACTGAAAAAGACCTGGGACAAAGTACCTAGAACA ATCAAATCGACAATCACTAAACTGCAGGCCGTGGTGTGCTCGGATGGAAGGTTTCGTGTGATGCGCGAGGCACTGCACCGGTGCGATCCACCCTGCATTCCGTACCTGGGCATGTATCTGACCGACCTGTCCTTCATCGAGGAGGGCACGCCCGACTTTACACCGGATGGACTGCTCAACTTCTCCAAAATGCGTATG ATTGCCCACGTTATACGCGAGATACGCCACTTCCAACAGACGCCGTACAAAATTGATCACATACCGAAAGTTACATCCTACCTCCTGGATACATCGTTGCTGCTGGACGACGACGAATTGTACCACAAATCATTGCAGATCGAACCGCGAAGCTCCCGTCTCAGTGCACCGAACACGGCGAACGTTTAA